Proteins encoded within one genomic window of Ranitomeya variabilis isolate aRanVar5 chromosome 4, aRanVar5.hap1, whole genome shotgun sequence:
- the SH3PXD2A gene encoding SH3 and PX domain-containing protein 2A isoform X4 yields the protein MILEQYVVVSNYEKQENSEISLKAGELVDVIEKNESGWWFVSTAEEQGWVPATYLDSQSGTKDDSEINTSKLGDVTKRRKAHLRRLDRRWTLGGIVNRQQSREEKYVTIQPYTSQGKDEIGFEKGVTVEVIQKNLEGWWYIRYQGIEGWAPASYLKKAKDDLPSRKKNLAGPVEIIGNIMEISNLLNKKSNEKEGQAWNEAEEPHISKKEISLPILCNDSNGNSMMTSEKPTPKVTPGSPAVARIAPQRSEISSPNLRMKPPPRRESSLGFQLPKPPEPPSVEVEYYTIAEFQSCISDGISFRGGQKADVIEKNSGGWWYVQIGEKEGWAPCSYIDKRKKPNLNRRTSTLTRPKVPPPAPPTKPKDVEEVSATRHSCSVESRESPAKQIYEEPEYDVPAFGYDPDSDMNDSFSQSSFADEIVESMFKPSKPSPVSSLQRATFQVGESCEDVNNEEETIYENDGFRPYVDDVASNKESSKESSGDSDSLKSSSLVPRNSPSGTPSKPPLLKYKSERNVQQEIIKNVSFSSNEEKKPRSVSDVGSRSVPKVGAKKESEQKPGIIPSTRAKPIVRPKPFISKTDSQSQDKMDISTLRRQLRPTGQLRSGLKGSKSEESESLPKSASEDIESLPRRSSVDNPSSSPQSLICPSNKDKSEDSNEKIFYTAKSTYQKVMDTEISFPAGANVEILEKQDSGWWYVRYKDSEGWAPSHYLEQVDNNQRETSALEPDAMKCKKNENKSNSLEKIEKRVQALNTINQSKRTTPPVPSRPPGGFSKPTGPSSNVVKLRNGVKQIAVRPQSVFVSPPPKENNLACHLRRNESLSATDHLRSVRRNSSFNTVRSQVNESRFKPTDKTEADTTQVETSVRSPQRNGIPVSTVRPKPIEKSQFIHNNLKDMYISIADYDGDDETVGFQEGVSMEVLEKNPNGWWYCHILDSAKPFKGWVPSNYLEKKN from the exons TAACTAAGAGGCGCAAGGCTCATCTACGGCGCTTGGACCGGCGTTGGACGCTGGGCGGCATAGTCAACAGGCAACAAAGCCGAG AAGAAAAATATGTCACCATACAACCCTACACAAGCCAAGGAAAAGACGAGATTGGATTTGAGAAAGGTGTCACAGTGGAGGTCATCCAAAAGAACCTGGAGGGCTGGTGGTACATAAG GTACCAAGGTATAGAAGGCTGGGCTCCTGCATCCTATCTAAAGAAGGCCAAAGATGACCTACCAAGTCGAAAGAAAAATCTCGCCGGGCCTGTAGAGATCATAGGAAATATCATGGAAATAAGTAATCTCCTGAACAAGAAATCCAACGAAAAGGAAGGCCAGGCCTGGAATGAAGCTGAGGAGCCCCATATTAGCAAGAAAGAAATTAGTCTGCCAATTCTCTGTAATGACTCCAACGGCAACTCAATGATGACATCTGAGAAACCGACACCCAAAGTCACCCCAGGGTCTCCGGCAGTGGCAAGAATAGCTCCTCAGAGATCTGAAATTA GTTCTCCAAACCTGAGAATGAAACCACCACCCCGGAGAGAATCCAGTCTG GGATTCCAGTTGCCAAAGCCTCCCGAGCCTCCATCAGTTGAAGTGGAGTATTACACCATTGCAGAGTTTCAGTCTTGCATATCTGATGGGATAAGTTTCCGAGGAGGTCAGAAGGCTGAT GTCATTGAAAAGAACTCTGGTGGCTGGTGGTATGTACAGATCGGAGAAAAAGAAGGATGGGCTCCGTGCTCATATATTGATAAAAGAAAGAAACCAAATCTAAACCGAAGGACAAGCACGTTAACAAGACCAAAGGTCCCCCCTCCTGCACCACCTACAAAGCCTAAAGATGTAGAAGAAGTATCAGCCACTCGTCATAGCTGCTCTGTAGAATCCAGAGAGTCTCCAGCAAAGCAAATTTATGAGGAGCCAGAGTATGATGTCCCAGCTTTTGGCTATGATCCAGATTCCGATATGAATGACTCCTTTTCTCAGAGCAGTTTTGCTGATGAAATTGTAGAAAGTATGTTCAAACCCTCCAAGCCTTCTCCTGTTTCTTCTCTTCAAAGAGCAACATTTCAAGTGGGAGAGTCTTGTGAAGATGTCAACAATGAGGAAGAGACCATCTATGAAAATGATGGTTTCCGACCATATGTGGATGACGTAGCATCAAACAAAGAGTCAAGCAAAGAGTCAAGTGGAGATTCTGATTCACTGAAAAGCTCATCATTGGTGCCAAGAAACTCTCCATCAGGAACCCCTTCTAAACCTCCTCTTTTAAAATATAAATCAGAAAGAAATGTCCAGCAAGAAATCATTAAAAATGTTTCCTTCTCATCAAATGAAGAGAAAAAGCCAAGGTCAGTGTCTGATGTTGGTTCACGGTCAGTGCCAAAGGTTGGAGCAAAGAAGGAGTCTGAACAAAAGCCTGGAATCATTCCTTCAACAAGAGCAAAGCCAATAGTTAGACCAAAACCCTTCATAAGTAAGACTGATTCTCAAAGCCAGGATAAAATGGACATTAGCACTTTGCGCAGACAGTTAAGGCCAACAGGACAGCTACGAAGTGGACTTAAAGGTTCTAAAAGTGAAGAATCAGAAAGTCTCCCAAAGAGTGCATCAGAGGATATTGAAAGTCTACCAAGAAGAAGTTCAGTAGATAATCCTTCAAGTTCTCCACAGTCATTAATATGTCCAAGTAACAAAGACAAATCTGAGGATAGTAATGAGAAAATATTCTATACTGCCAAAAGCACCTATCAAAAAGTAATGGATACAGAAATTAGCTTTCCAGCAGGGGCAAATGTTGAAATCTTAGAAAAACAAGACAGTGGTTGGTGGTATGTCAGATACAAAGATTCAGAAGGTTGGGCACCATCGCATTACTTAGAGCAAGTGGATAATAACCAACGGGAAACCTCAGCACTTGAGCCTGACGCTATGAAAtgtaaaaagaatgaaaataagtcAAATAGCCTGGAAAAGATAGAAAAAAGAGTGCAAGCATTAAATACAATTAACCAAAGCAAAAGAACAACACCTCCAGTTCCCTCAAGACCACCTGGAGGGTTCTCAAAACCTACAGGGCCAAGTAGCAATGTTGTAAAATTAAGAAATGGAGTAAAGCAAATTGCGGTAAGACCCCAGTCTGTGTTTGTTTCCCCGCCACCCAAAGAAAACAACCTTGCTTGCCATTTGCGAAGAAATGAATCACTTTCTGCTACCGATCATTTGAGGTCTGTTCGAAGAAATTCCTCCTTTAACACTGTCCGTTCTCAGGTAAACGAGTCAAGATTCAAACCTACTGATAAAACAGAAGCGGACACAACCCAAGTGGAAACATCTGTGAGATCTCCTCAAAGAAATGGAATCCCAGTATCTACTGTTCGACCAAAACCCATCGAGAAGTCTCAGTTTATACACAACAACCTTAAAGATATGTACATCTCTATTGCTGACTATGACGGAGATGATGAAACTGTTGGATTTCAAGAAGGGGTTTCTATGGAAGTGTTGGAGAAAAACCCTAATGGCTGGTGGTACTGTCATATCCTCGACAGTGCAAAACCATTTAAAGGATGGGTACCTTCAAATTATTTAGAGAAAAAGAACTGA